A window from Rhinolophus sinicus isolate RSC01 linkage group LG01, ASM3656204v1, whole genome shotgun sequence encodes these proteins:
- the LOC109434567 gene encoding uncharacterized protein NECTIN3-AS1 has protein sequence MSPDTKDTEDRVYLWENDPLKRSLESSSEPLEGTSESHVGDVSQDPIIPSVWRKKLEPLPQKHRHLRKVIRAKRMIKRKKKVGEAHYPTILPTPLVPPQSEEDEAVDTEPTLLSALEDDPALPTEDRLQSQQDEGACVMQQEYQTQPCELSMSQEPGPSSPAVTSLASPPHCFSCFLSCVCQTFSRSKKQKPPGRDGTKQAEAGGDAKAQGPGLLRHLGKNKVLPHQSL, from the exons ATGTCACCAGATACTAAAGATACAGAGGATAGAGTCTACCTATGGGAGAATGACCCTCTGAAGAGAAGTTTGGAATCATCATCAGAGCCATTGGAGGGGACATCTGAGAGTCATGTGGGTGATGTTTCACAAGATCCTATCATACCTTCAGTCTGGAGGAAAAAGCTAGAGCCACTCCCCCAAAAGCATAGACATCTTAGGAAGGTCATAAGGGCAAAGAGAAtgataaagaggaagaaaaaggtggGGGAGGCCCACTACCCCACCATTCTTCCGACACCTTTGGTACCACCACAAAGTGAAGAAGATGAGGCAGTAGATACAGAGCCGACCCTACTCAGTGCCCTGGAAGATGATCCTGCCCTTCCCACTGAG GACAGATTACAGAGTCAGCAAGATGAGGGTGCTTGTGTGATGCAGCAGGAATATCAGACCCAGCCCTGTGAGCTCTCAATGTCCCAGGAGCCTGGGCCTTCTTCTCCTGCAGTAACATCTTTGGCATCACCACCACACTGCTTCAGttgtttcctcagctgtgtctGCCAGACCTTCTCAAGGTCTAAAAAGCAGAAGCCTCCTGGAAGAGACGGCACCAAGCAAGCTGAAGCAGGAGGTGATGCTAAGGCTCAAGGGCCTGGCCTGCTCAGGCATCTGGGCAAAAACAAAGTGCTGCCCCACCAAAGCCTGTAG